In the Candidatus Thermoplasmatota archaeon genome, AATCATTTACACGGGCAAGGGAGGCGTCGGCAAGACCTCCGTGGCCGCGGCGACGGCCTTGAAGGCTGCCGCGATGGGCTACAAGACCGTGGTAGTAAGCACTGATGCGGCACACAGCCTCTCGGACTCTCTCGAGTTCCAGCTCTCGGGAGTGCTGACGCCCATCGCGAAGAACCTGGATGGGATCGAGGTAGACATTCAGCACGAGCTCGAGAACAGGTGGAAGGAGATCCAGGCCTACCTGTCCGACTTTCTCGCGTCCCAGGGAATGGATGCCGTCACCGCCAAGGAGATGGCCGTCTTCCCGGGCATGGAACTCATGTCCGCGCTGT is a window encoding:
- a CDS encoding ArsA family ATPase — its product is MRIIIYTGKGGVGKTSVAAATALKAAAMGYKTVVVSTDAAHSLSDSLEFQLSGVLTPIAKNLDGIEVDIQHELENRWKEIQAYLSDFLASQGMDAVTAKEMAVFPGMELMSALLYVEEFHKSKRYDVVVMDTAPTADTLRLLAFPDTANWYFDRLFHMLRNVLRVARVTVGKLMSTPLPTEK